In one Thermoanaerobacterales bacterium genomic region, the following are encoded:
- a CDS encoding BON domain-containing protein: MQSKDRLLAERAKDLLEEDPRFANYHLRTEVRDGRVVVTGIVDTLAEREELSHALAALPGVMALENDVSISTDGQITDAEVLEEVMEEFAQTRGLDVARVGAKVEGGIVRLVGRTEDPGEIQAAREAAAKGRGVREVISDVRIVEPGAPDTLENIFHSQVRNEKEGPLA, from the coding sequence GTGCAAAGTAAAGACCGCTTGCTCGCCGAGCGTGCGAAGGACCTGCTGGAAGAGGATCCCCGGTTCGCCAACTACCACCTGCGTACCGAAGTCCGCGACGGCCGGGTCGTGGTCACCGGTATCGTCGATACCCTTGCCGAAAGAGAGGAACTGAGCCATGCGCTGGCCGCGTTGCCCGGCGTCATGGCGCTAGAGAATGACGTTAGTATCAGTACCGATGGTCAGATCACGGACGCCGAGGTCCTCGAGGAGGTCATGGAGGAGTTCGCCCAGACCCGCGGCCTGGATGTCGCCCGGGTGGGCGCCAAAGTCGAGGGGGGCATTGTCCGGCTCGTCGGCCGGACCGAGGATCCCGGTGAAATCCAGGCCGCCCGGGAAGCGGCCGCCAAGGGGCGGGGCGTACGCGAGGTAATCAGCGACGTCAGGATTGTCGAGCCCGGTGCGCCGGACACCCTGGAAAACATCTTCCACTCCCAGGTCCGTAATGAAAAAGAAGGGCCGCTCGCTTAG